One region of Methanobrevibacter thaueri genomic DNA includes:
- the hjc gene encoding Holliday junction resolvase Hjc has translation MAKKGSAEERELVHKLWDRNFAAMRAPASGGATKIPLPDVIAGNGKIYLAIEVKTTTKDKIYIEEDQISSLCEFSKIFGAKPYIGVRFKYTKWLFLEPDSTPRTKNGNYKVEKDYALEKGFEIDEIAGIDKQMKFD, from the coding sequence ATGGCAAAGAAAGGATCAGCAGAAGAAAGAGAATTAGTTCATAAATTATGGGATAGGAATTTTGCAGCTATGAGGGCTCCTGCATCAGGGGGAGCTACCAAAATACCTTTGCCTGATGTGATAGCAGGAAACGGCAAAATATATTTGGCTATTGAGGTTAAAACAACTACAAAAGATAAAATCTATATTGAAGAGGATCAAATTTCTTCTCTTTGCGAATTTTCAAAAATCTTTGGCGCAAAGCCATATATTGGAGTAAGATTCAAATACACCAAATGGCTATTTTTAGAACCTGACAGTACTCCTAGAACCAAAAATGGAAATTATAAGGTTGAAAAGGATTATGCGCTTGAGAAAGGGTTTGAAATTGATGAAATAGCAGGTATAGATAAGCAGATGAAATTTGACTAA
- a CDS encoding NAD(P)H-dependent glycerol-3-phosphate dehydrogenase produces MALNVGVIGAGALGTAIAQTMSENVDELLLHVRKQDLCDDINNTGYNTQYYPNNKLNENIKATTDINDLKKCDIIFLAIPSSAFRETLKNLKEVLEEETIIVTTAKGIEYPSLKSMGDLISEYFDENYVALSGPNFASEIMLNQPTITNIASRKAENSQKVKEVLSTKQFKVKIIDDIKGIELCGVLKNINAIANGICEGMNINENARYSILTRGFKDTIEIIESFGGNSDTAHEYCGFGDLIMTSTSSESRNHTLGILYGQRLVIDEAASGIVFEGKNSIRAVRDICENNNIDSEIVNFVYDVIIERIAPIKAFNKLWENIE; encoded by the coding sequence ATGGCATTGAATGTAGGCGTCATTGGTGCGGGTGCATTAGGTACTGCAATTGCCCAAACGATGAGCGAAAATGTGGATGAATTATTACTACATGTTAGAAAACAGGATTTATGTGATGATATCAACAATACAGGATACAATACTCAATATTATCCCAATAACAAATTAAATGAAAATATTAAGGCTACAACTGATATTAACGATTTGAAAAAATGCGACATAATCTTTTTAGCAATACCCTCTTCAGCATTTAGAGAAACTTTAAAAAACCTAAAAGAAGTGCTTGAAGAAGAGACAATTATTGTTACAACCGCAAAAGGAATCGAATACCCTTCATTGAAATCAATGGGTGATTTGATATCAGAATACTTTGATGAAAACTATGTTGCACTGTCAGGACCTAACTTTGCATCAGAAATAATGTTAAATCAACCGACCATTACAAATATTGCTTCAAGGAAAGCGGAAAACTCCCAGAAAGTAAAGGAAGTATTGTCTACCAAACAGTTCAAGGTGAAAATAATTGATGATATCAAAGGGATTGAACTGTGCGGAGTTTTGAAAAACATCAATGCAATAGCTAATGGAATATGTGAAGGAATGAACATTAACGAAAATGCAAGATACAGCATCCTGACAAGAGGATTTAAGGACACAATTGAAATCATTGAATCCTTTGGAGGAAATTCAGATACCGCGCATGAATACTGTGGATTTGGAGATCTGATTATGACTTCCACCTCATCTGAAAGTAGAAATCATACATTGGGTATCCTATATGGCCAAAGACTGGTTATTGATGAAGCAGCCAGCGGAATCGTGTTTGAAGGTAAAAACTCAATCAGGGCAGTGAGAGACATTTGTGAGAATAACAATATTGACAGTGAAATCGTGAATTTTGTTTATGATGTGATTATTGAAAGAATAGCTCCTATTAAGGCATTCAACAAATTATGGGAGAACATTGAATAG
- a CDS encoding radical SAM protein, whose product MDSNIFDLIKKANDTTLNRHGNLITLERAVFLSWWCDKGDCAFCYMSTQKNKIKDPTKARRNIYNIYAEAEMCKRLDWNIEFLSGGYESFSTQEIKEIATTIKDITGDGVWLNTGITDELGEYGSEIKGITGAVEVANPEIHERVCPSKKLDDISNMLDTADDLGFKKAITIILGLGETLEDVDYIIDYIKDHKIDRVIFYSLNPHKETIYANSSQPASLYYAQVVAQVRLAFPDIEIICGTWIDNLANIGILILSGANGITKFPLFKMFATKYGKRVEEEVKWAGRELKGTFTDKSQLGPEKSEVSPDLDKFIKRYVKESLKNKY is encoded by the coding sequence ATGGATTCTAACATATTTGACTTAATTAAAAAAGCTAATGACACAACGCTCAACAGGCATGGCAATCTAATTACGCTTGAAAGAGCTGTGTTCCTATCATGGTGGTGCGACAAGGGAGACTGCGCATTCTGCTACATGTCAACGCAAAAAAACAAAATAAAAGACCCGACAAAAGCAAGAAGAAACATATACAATATTTATGCAGAAGCAGAAATGTGCAAACGTCTTGACTGGAATATTGAGTTTCTCTCCGGAGGTTACGAATCCTTCAGCACCCAGGAAATAAAGGAAATTGCAACCACAATAAAGGACATCACCGGAGATGGAGTCTGGTTGAACACAGGAATAACAGATGAATTGGGAGAATATGGCTCTGAAATCAAGGGAATAACAGGTGCCGTTGAGGTTGCAAATCCTGAAATCCATGAGAGAGTCTGTCCATCTAAAAAATTAGATGACATAAGCAATATGTTAGATACCGCAGATGATTTAGGATTTAAAAAAGCAATAACCATTATTTTAGGTCTTGGCGAAACATTGGAAGATGTTGACTATATCATAGATTACATTAAAGATCACAAAATCGACAGGGTGATTTTTTACTCCTTGAATCCTCACAAAGAAACCATTTATGCAAACTCATCACAGCCTGCATCACTCTATTATGCCCAAGTTGTGGCACAAGTCAGGCTAGCATTCCCAGACATTGAAATAATCTGCGGAACATGGATTGACAATTTGGCAAATATCGGAATATTGATATTGAGTGGAGCAAATGGAATAACCAAATTCCCATTATTCAAGATGTTCGCAACAAAATACGGCAAAAGAGTTGAAGAGGAAGTTAAATGGGCAGGACGTGAACTAAAAGGAACATTCACCGACAAATCACAATTAGGCCCTGAAAAAAGTGAAGTCTCCCCTGATTTGGACAAGTTTATAAAACGATATGTTAAAGAATCATTAAAAAATAAATACTAA
- a CDS encoding phosphocholine cytidylyltransferase family protein, producing the protein MIGVILSAGMGTRLMPLTKDKPKPLLEINEVTLLERMIKNLMNEDITEFIVIVGYNKEKVIEFAPILEEKYDIKVKIIENENYDTTNTSVSTYLASKYIEDNGKDDFILINGDNVVDPEIITRIAERENTSLIVDNFKDLNEESFKLIIENETFNEDNTIANGTIKEIGKGIDIPSSTGEFIGVSKVSSSDIVKFNEILEDLMEEDKQNYYDFAYKPLSTISPIDFVLTNGLKWTEIDDHNDWEQAQKLINEFEN; encoded by the coding sequence ATGATTGGAGTAATATTATCAGCTGGAATGGGTACAAGATTAATGCCCCTTACAAAAGACAAGCCAAAACCATTGCTTGAAATCAATGAAGTGACATTGCTTGAGAGAATGATTAAAAACCTGATGAACGAAGACATTACCGAGTTTATCGTTATTGTCGGATACAATAAGGAGAAGGTCATTGAATTTGCACCAATCCTTGAAGAAAAATATGATATAAAGGTTAAAATCATTGAAAATGAAAATTATGACACCACCAACACTTCAGTATCAACTTACTTAGCAAGCAAATACATTGAAGACAACGGAAAAGATGATTTCATATTAATCAATGGTGACAATGTTGTCGATCCTGAAATCATCACAAGAATTGCCGAAAGGGAAAATACCAGTTTGATTGTGGATAATTTCAAAGACCTCAATGAAGAATCATTTAAGTTAATTATTGAAAATGAAACATTCAATGAAGACAATACCATCGCTAACGGAACAATCAAGGAAATTGGAAAAGGAATAGACATTCCAAGTTCCACCGGCGAATTCATCGGAGTGTCTAAAGTTTCATCAAGCGACATTGTCAAATTCAATGAGATACTTGAAGACTTAATGGAAGAGGACAAGCAAAACTATTACGATTTTGCATACAAACCATTAAGCACCATCAGTCCTATTGATTTTGTATTGACAAACGGACTTAAATGGACCGAGATTGATGACCATAACGATTGGGAACAAGCTCAAAAATTAA